A section of the Fibrobacter sp. UWP2 genome encodes:
- a CDS encoding FISUMP domain-containing protein yields MIKFFALSITAIFYVACNSELGYDPSDRYSDKAVDFIVDDLSYNGPKCNSSSEGDVFYVESNSTVYACIDEKWTKMRELKTDEEIDEELADAVQYKSGEPAKRKIPSVDYRESSFTDARNGRTYKTTIVDGIEWMAENLDYDDGNSMVSSLCSRSFGEANCRLYKVTYGSALGSSSLNDVCPDGFRLPSDREWESLFEILGGEYTAGKMLKAVSSETNREFGGMDLVKFSALPAGGYISGYETSVGERAMFRTYDAQSIAIMNTSDWAGVVSDISYEESATSTVFKGIDSRDYYSIRCMRYR; encoded by the coding sequence ATGATAAAGTTTTTTGCACTCTCTATTACGGCCATTTTTTATGTGGCCTGCAACTCGGAGCTGGGGTACGACCCCAGCGATCGCTATAGCGATAAGGCAGTCGATTTCATTGTAGATGATCTGTCGTATAACGGGCCCAAATGCAATTCGTCTTCGGAAGGGGACGTATTCTATGTAGAAAGTAATTCCACCGTATACGCCTGCATCGACGAGAAGTGGACAAAAATGAGGGAACTCAAGACGGACGAGGAAATCGATGAGGAACTCGCCGATGCGGTCCAATACAAATCGGGTGAACCCGCAAAACGCAAAATCCCCTCTGTCGACTACAGGGAGTCCAGCTTCACGGATGCTCGCAATGGCCGCACTTACAAGACGACCATTGTAGACGGCATAGAATGGATGGCCGAGAACCTGGATTATGACGATGGCAACAGCATGGTCTCTTCTCTGTGCTCCCGTTCTTTTGGGGAGGCCAACTGCCGCTTGTACAAAGTGACGTACGGTAGCGCTTTAGGTAGCAGTTCTTTGAACGATGTTTGCCCCGATGGCTTCCGTCTCCCAAGCGATAGGGAATGGGAATCCCTTTTTGAAATCCTGGGTGGGGAATACACGGCCGGGAAAATGCTGAAGGCGGTCTCCTCCGAAACAAACAGGGAATTTGGCGGGATGGACCTCGTTAAATTTTCGGCGCTTCCCGCAGGCGGTTATATCAGTGGTTACGAAACTTCTGTTGGCGAACGCGCCATGTTCAGGACATACGATGCGCAGTCTATTGCCATAATGAATACCAGCGACTGGGCGGGCGTTGTTTCTGACATCTCGTACGAGGAGTCGGCGACTAGCACAGTCTTTAAAGGTATTGACAGCCGCGACTATTACTCCATCCGCTGCATGAGGTATCGTTAA
- a CDS encoding FISUMP domain-containing protein: MNFKGFLLTVPALMLCVSCGDNGSYDDDIAFGPQVNIVLKDGKFTDERDGKTYSVVKIGSDYWMAENLRYVDSSKTPNLKGGIWCYENSKDSCAKYGPLYSWTAAMNIEKKYVTEAYGNSNSKVTGICPEGWRLPTSRDWQQVLSATQNNMGVQTGVGIKTVEGWEVSDSASKPTNRFGFYGMPAGRRNSENGEFMSTGKYAFFWSSVEKDDGTSIGYALRYDSDYLSDGFYYKDHGMSVRCMQTPQYLTIEGDLDSAFLDEIPFEYGTLEYQGTEYKTIRIGEQNWMAENMAYDVEGSWCYNDDTTICKKFGRLYSYEQASEVCPEGWHLPSAAEFQALQNAVFYGSALRSREEWSDKGSQGWNLWGFNAYPAGGRESGDYFDKSLSSYMWTADKSVFWLRYYSEEIQFMPKDNKTAFSVRCLED; encoded by the coding sequence ATGAATTTCAAGGGCTTTCTGCTCACAGTACCGGCACTAATGCTTTGCGTTTCTTGCGGCGACAATGGGAGCTATGACGACGATATCGCCTTCGGACCCCAAGTCAACATAGTGCTTAAAGACGGCAAGTTTACGGACGAACGCGACGGCAAGACTTATTCTGTGGTCAAAATCGGCTCGGACTACTGGATGGCCGAGAACCTCCGCTATGTGGACAGTTCCAAAACTCCGAACTTGAAGGGCGGCATTTGGTGCTACGAAAATTCCAAAGACAGCTGCGCCAAGTACGGTCCCTTGTATTCGTGGACGGCGGCCATGAACATCGAAAAAAAGTACGTTACAGAAGCGTACGGTAACTCCAACAGCAAAGTGACCGGCATTTGCCCCGAAGGGTGGCGCTTGCCCACTTCGCGCGACTGGCAGCAAGTGCTTTCGGCCACCCAAAACAACATGGGGGTCCAGACTGGGGTAGGTATTAAGACTGTAGAAGGCTGGGAAGTCTCGGATTCGGCCAGCAAGCCCACCAACCGTTTCGGCTTTTATGGCATGCCCGCAGGCCGCCGCAACAGCGAGAACGGCGAATTCATGAGCACCGGCAAATACGCCTTCTTTTGGTCTTCCGTCGAAAAGGACGACGGGACCAGCATTGGCTACGCCCTCCGCTACGATTCCGACTACTTGAGCGACGGCTTTTATTACAAGGACCACGGCATGTCGGTGCGTTGCATGCAGACGCCTCAATACTTGACCATTGAAGGGGATCTGGATTCTGCCTTCCTGGACGAGATTCCCTTTGAGTACGGTACGCTGGAATACCAGGGGACTGAATACAAAACGATCCGCATAGGCGAGCAGAACTGGATGGCCGAGAACATGGCCTACGACGTGGAAGGGAGCTGGTGCTACAACGACGATACCACCATCTGCAAAAAGTTTGGCCGGCTCTACAGCTACGAGCAGGCTTCCGAAGTGTGCCCCGAAGGCTGGCACCTTCCCTCGGCGGCGGAATTCCAGGCTTTGCAAAACGCCGTCTTTTACGGCAGCGCCCTCCGTTCCCGTGAAGAATGGAGCGATAAGGGGAGCCAGGGCTGGAACCTGTGGGGCTTTAACGCTTACCCGGCAGGCGGCCGTGAATCGGGAGACTACTTTGACAAGTCCCTCAGCTCATACATGTGGACTGCAGACAAGTCGGTGTTCTGGCTGCGTTATTATAGCGAAGAAATCCAGTTCATGCCCAAGGACAACAAGACCGCTTTTTCTGTGCGTTGCCTAGAAGACTAG
- a CDS encoding peptidoglycan DD-metalloendopeptidase family protein, with product MNFKTLFITLALPLAIFAQGDNVAEEPKPEIITESEFSGDSARDANDAGNSEELAEADSAEAAEDTTEMTQEEADAELAADMAAADSTSADSVIQSLNLDMTTAYMPSESRRIAGPYGIRTYRMHRGVDLGLCHGEDRTIRAAFAGVVTKVRNQGRRKGYGKYVIIDHGNGLTTLYAHLAKWTVNVGDTLQAGDTLGIGGNTGRSFGAHLHFEMRYHGIYIDPATVFNFTEGTYDNVVAVIDPAILQAKEDEYQKELAKHRYYKVRRGDCLGKIARRYGISITKLKKLNGLKGNMIRPGQVLRCS from the coding sequence ATGAATTTTAAGACCCTTTTTATAACGCTTGCCCTACCCTTGGCGATTTTTGCCCAGGGCGACAACGTGGCAGAAGAGCCAAAGCCCGAAATCATCACCGAAAGCGAATTTTCGGGCGACAGCGCACGCGACGCCAATGACGCGGGTAATTCCGAAGAACTTGCCGAAGCCGATAGCGCCGAGGCCGCCGAAGACACCACCGAAATGACCCAGGAAGAGGCCGACGCCGAGCTCGCCGCCGACATGGCAGCCGCCGACTCCACCTCTGCCGACAGCGTCATTCAGTCGCTCAACCTCGACATGACCACCGCCTACATGCCCTCCGAGAGCCGCCGAATCGCTGGTCCATACGGCATTCGCACCTACCGCATGCACCGTGGCGTGGATCTGGGGCTTTGCCACGGCGAAGACCGAACCATTCGCGCCGCCTTCGCAGGCGTCGTCACCAAAGTCCGCAACCAGGGTCGCCGCAAGGGCTACGGCAAGTACGTGATTATTGACCACGGGAACGGCCTCACCACACTCTACGCCCACCTCGCCAAATGGACCGTGAATGTGGGCGACACCCTACAGGCCGGCGACACTCTCGGCATTGGGGGCAACACCGGACGTTCCTTCGGTGCCCACCTGCACTTCGAGATGCGTTACCACGGCATCTACATCGACCCCGCCACGGTTTTCAACTTTACCGAGGGCACCTACGACAATGTGGTCGCCGTCATCGACCCCGCCATCCTCCAGGCAAAAGAAGACGAGTACCAAAAGGAACTCGCCAAACACCGCTACTACAAGGTGCGCCGAGGCGACTGCCTAGGCAAAATCGCCCGACGTTACGGGATATCCATTACCAAGCTCAAAAAGCTGAACGGCCTCAAGGGGAACATGATTCGCCCGGGCCAAGTGCTCCGCTGCTCTTAA
- a CDS encoding glycine--tRNA ligase → MAKKVQDALKDIISLCKRRGFIFPGSEIYDGLANTWDYGPYGVELKRNIKNLWWKKFVTSRQDVLGLDSSILLNPRVWKASGHVGNFSDPLVDCLACHERFRADQLLEDKLGEGCCAGKNFDEVHQMMMDNKIECPTCGKTDWTKPRAFNLMFQTEIGVIEGEGNKVYLRPETAQGIFVDFKNIVDNVRPRIPFGVGQIGKSFRNEITPGNFIFRTREFEQMELEFFCEPGTELDWYNFWRKYCFDWLVNDLGVNKEKLRLREHAKEELSHYSNGTTDVEYEFPFGWGELWGIASRTNYDLTQHQNESKVKQEYIDPVQNKRYIPYVVEPSLGVERLLLVLLCDAYDVEKLENDERTVLHFDPKIAPVKVAVLPLVKKGQVKAKAEELYQKLLNRWNVEYDETQSIGKRYRRQDELGTPFCVTVDFDTVGEGESDPAKLGFVTVRERDSMKQELVKIDELEAYLSAKLGC, encoded by the coding sequence ATGGCAAAGAAAGTTCAGGATGCCCTCAAGGACATCATCTCCCTCTGCAAGCGCCGCGGTTTCATTTTCCCCGGCTCCGAAATTTACGACGGCCTCGCCAACACTTGGGACTACGGTCCGTATGGCGTGGAACTCAAGCGCAACATCAAGAACCTCTGGTGGAAAAAGTTCGTGACCAGCCGCCAGGACGTGCTCGGTCTCGACAGCTCTATTCTTTTGAACCCCCGCGTTTGGAAGGCCTCCGGCCACGTGGGCAACTTCTCTGACCCTCTGGTCGACTGCCTCGCTTGCCACGAACGTTTCCGTGCCGACCAGCTCTTGGAAGACAAGCTCGGCGAAGGCTGCTGCGCCGGCAAGAACTTTGACGAAGTCCACCAGATGATGATGGACAACAAGATCGAATGCCCGACCTGCGGCAAGACCGATTGGACCAAGCCCCGCGCATTCAACCTGATGTTCCAGACCGAAATCGGCGTGATCGAAGGCGAAGGCAACAAGGTGTACCTCCGTCCGGAAACGGCCCAGGGTATCTTCGTTGACTTCAAGAACATTGTCGACAACGTTCGCCCGCGCATTCCGTTCGGTGTGGGCCAGATCGGTAAGAGCTTCCGTAACGAAATCACTCCGGGTAACTTCATCTTCCGTACCCGCGAATTCGAACAGATGGAACTCGAATTCTTCTGCGAACCGGGCACCGAACTTGACTGGTACAACTTCTGGCGCAAGTACTGCTTCGACTGGCTCGTGAACGACCTCGGCGTGAACAAGGAAAAGCTCCGCCTCCGCGAACATGCCAAGGAAGAACTTTCCCACTACTCCAACGGTACCACCGACGTCGAATACGAATTCCCGTTCGGCTGGGGCGAACTCTGGGGTATCGCCAGCCGTACGAACTACGACTTGACGCAGCACCAGAACGAATCCAAGGTCAAGCAGGAATACATTGACCCGGTGCAGAACAAGCGCTACATCCCGTACGTTGTGGAACCGTCCCTCGGTGTGGAACGCCTGCTCCTCGTGCTCCTCTGCGACGCCTACGACGTGGAAAAGCTCGAAAACGACGAACGTACCGTGCTCCACTTCGACCCGAAGATTGCTCCGGTGAAGGTCGCCGTGCTCCCGCTCGTGAAGAAGGGCCAGGTGAAGGCCAAGGCCGAAGAACTCTACCAGAAGCTCCTCAACCGCTGGAACGTGGAATACGACGAAACGCAGTCCATCGGTAAGCGCTACCGCCGTCAGGACGAACTCGGCACGCCGTTCTGCGTGACCGTCGACTTCGACACTGTGGGCGAGGGTGAATCCGATCCGGCAAAGCTCGGCTTCGTGACCGTCCGCGAACGCGACTCCATGAAGCAGGAACTGGTGAAGATCGACGAACTCGAAGCTTACCTCTCTGCTAAGCTCGGCTGCTAG